The proteins below are encoded in one region of Hordeum vulgare subsp. vulgare chromosome 3H, MorexV3_pseudomolecules_assembly, whole genome shotgun sequence:
- the LOC123440209 gene encoding indole-3-pyruvate monooxygenase YUCCA2-like — translation MDHWSESEGKRVHDPIFQPRISHNCRQPVEEFCRERSTDAAVTRSELCTWVPGPIIVGAGPSGLAVAACLKEKGVDSLILERSNCIASLWQLKTYDRLSLHLPRQFCELPLMPFPADYPIYPSKEKFVAYLEKYAARFGICPRYNHAVVRAEYDEKLLLWRVRSQLTGRMEEEVEYLSRWLVVATGENAEVVQPEIDGLKEFKGTVVHTSAYKTGSAFAGKRVLVVGCGNSGMEVCLDLCDHNAQPHIVVRDTVHILPREMLGQSTFGLSMWLLKWFPVHVVDRILLLVARTMLGDTARLGLKRPTVGPLELKSLSGKTPVLDVGTFAKIRSGDIKVLPGIKKISGRQVEFLDTRSEDFDAIVLATGYKSNVPFWLKDRELFSDKDGLPRKAFPNGWKGERGLYSVGLTRRGLMGTSVDARRIAHDIEQQLSAEGKL, via the exons ATGGATCACTGGAGTGAAAGTGAGGGCAAGAGAGTCCATGATCCTATCTTCCAACCCCGCATCAGCCACAACTGCCGCCAGCCTGTTGAAGAATTCTGCAGGGAGAGGAGCACAGATGCTGCTGTTACTCGCTCGGAGCTATGTACCTGGGTTCCTGGTCCTATTATCGTGGGTGCAGGACCATCAGGGCTTGCCGTCGCTGCATGTCTCAAGGAGAAGGGCGTCGACAGCCTCATCCTTGAACGCTCCAACTGCATAGCTTCTCTGTGGCAGCTCAAAACATATGATCGTCTGAGCCTTCATCTTCCACGGCAGTTCTGTGAGCTTCCTCTCATGCCTTTCCCTGCTGATTACCCTATTTATCCCTCAAAGGAGAAGTTTGTAGCGTACTTGGAGAAGTATGCTGCTCGGTTCGGCATCTGCCCCAGGTACAACCATGCGGTGGTTCGTGCAGAGTATGATGAGAAGCTTCTGTTATGGCGTGTGAGATCGCAACTTACAGGCAGAATGGAAGAGGAGGTGGAATATTTATCTCGGTGGTTGGTTGTGGCGACTGGCGAGAACGCTGAGGTTGTGCAGCCAGAGATCGACGGACTAAAAGAGTTCAAGGGAACGGTTGTGCACACcagtgcatacaaaactggcagtgCGTTTGCAGGGAAGCGTGTTCTTGTTGTTGGGTGTGGCAACTCTGGCATGGAGGTCTGCCTAGATCTCTGCGATCACAATGCACAGCCCCATATTGTAGTAAGAGACACT GTACACATCTTGCCCAGGGAGATGCTGGGTCAGTCCACCTTTGGGCTGTCAATGTGGCTGCTCAAGTGGTTCCCAGTCCACGTGGTGGACCGGATTCTACTGCTCGTAGCACGGACCATGCTTGGGGATACTGCTCGGCTTGGGCTAAAGCGGCCTACCGTCGGTCCCCTTGAGCTCAAGTCACTCTCAGGGAAGACCCCAGTTCTTGATGTTGGCACATTTGCAAAGATTAGGTCTGGTGATATCAAG GTGCTTCCAGGAATCAAGAAAATATCAGGACGACAGGTAGAGTTTTTGGACACACGGTCGGAGGACTTCGATGCAATTGTGCTTGCCACTGGCTACAAGAGCAACGTCCCCTTCTGGTTGAAG GACCGGGAGTTATTTTCGGACAAAGATGGATTGCCAAGAAAAGCATTTCCAAACGGATGGAAGGGTGAGCGGGGGCTCTACTCGGTCGGACTCACCCGCCGTGGCCTGATGGGAACCTCGGTTGACGCGAGGAGGATCGCTCACGACATCGAGCAACAGTTGAGTGCTGAAGGGAAGCTCTAG